From Anolis carolinensis isolate JA03-04 unplaced genomic scaffold, rAnoCar3.1.pri scaffold_8, whole genome shotgun sequence, a single genomic window includes:
- the astl gene encoding astacin-like metalloendopeptidase codes for MAIWCIFTGLLGLLSISSAQGRGDTFHAMTSDEDKLEDDADPPDDILDINLDLIPPEAPESSFLIEGDIIKKSPFRLFSSADPRWPKKRGIVQIPYVISYRYDRSSLKIIEEAFEEFARFTCVRFVPRSYQRDFISIAPLSGCFSSVGRVGGMQAVSLAPVCLRKGRGVALHELMHLLGFWHEHSRADRDNYIRISWNDVLTGFETNFLKSWNTNMLGDYDYSSVMHYGRTAFSMTGLPTIIPLSRHDDVFLGQRWNLSRSDIARVNKLYRCSQAAAQAETSTWRAFKKKMMDFVPRETQPCANESQVETSTAWNHCIKASDGVTMSSSRTVDEGITSPEAQTRTGWPSGAEEPKERMESSETSSQAEEGRGFLGPTAETPCKNLSKEMEAPNVVSTSQKTSLQNPTSSTKELRRSSPSDKEIYLPEEQRPALEEEGSPRPTEIYGFSVVINQPNEAFYQTTSISASERSPPPPKTNPKELRRSSPSDKEIYLPEEQRPTLEEEGSPRPTEIYGFSVAINQPNDVFYQTISISGSERSPPPPKTNPKELRRSSPSDKEIYLPEEQRPTLEEEGSPRPTEIYGFSVVINQPNETFYQTISISGSERSPPLLKTKAATASYRLLSPKNSTSSVLRFGEEETMGPEAGSPGSSDTVPGNVGKEVEGLQNKEHSTTMHVPSNPNGKDYGENKLEHDAFPSQEDLLPGSVEVPNAHLGWTGSGSPSRSWSGVTKQPKERTVSKSQPREREPFSYPPAHQRRKEQKKWEMFSRKTSPESFTGIGSEEHTPTQIDVWEMGSLAMENPWATGPAEMPDLPGTVGHRTRALWSQQGPTKGYASSVLAMEQASSMAVQEKWEPDFQTASIMSTERQTMGQKVGGELGTGSPVETKTHGRATLWRLFSLEPFSSQMPIQPGKQPVGTQRQPLSIETAIPGGGKAQVQTRNPNTVALKLLCGAKVFGALSPTKPSTRRVSPDMGHKLGVTGGEHPGLETKERGSTLKGRSPSTGGISTPLSWVSQSNIDGNGTGNYVDFGKEETSSTVPHKGTLQKMPPTMNVHVPRVSSILVHSKRPQSSSISWRTATDTEGPSPQSLEEATKSQVASHPHEMISAELVKATEEMVLHKMNWVGTFAQEARNGQSGTWSLTLGVATPALSSISIAEETQLLSTSVEPPKPKNFGETSIGSHPTKESLSSEGKVLVPSTEMVFVTRLPNATHLETWKSLTMASVGIKRWREMATEEADDSRATLTASDMMSSAEASRQGSHEERIAVDTSPQLHQNGMAPWSTSGQVASHHHEMISAEPVKATEETVLHKLKWVGTFAQEARNGQSGAWSPTLGVRTPALPPVSIASRAILTASNMMSSAEASRQGSREEHIAVETSPQLHQSGMALWSTSGQVASHPHEMISAEPVNATEEMVLHKMNGVSTFAQEARNGQSDAWSPTLGVATTALPPVSIVEETQLLGTSVKPPKPKNFGETSIGSHPTKENLSSAGKALALGIVMVSVTRKRPQISSISWRTATDTEKPSPRSLEATPALPPVSIASRATLTASDMMSSAEASREGSHEEHIAVETSPQLHQSWSTSGPKITKGLREEKGKDHVQKSGVSISEDTTIAGATNIGNRPPSPLTYPSSVGDEEEPSTIHGETRSMPSSSGTYSHLGASMSSHPEAKYFLHAENNLGAETMETTVPFKESSEVSGSTSKVDASPGISDIYSQTLGPADYTRSEFSMVDITQSQEAHDLKEFPLTEGRRVQNFSAESFDQTAETRFAVKPNKMLRNDLKQIMDLDNHVAKRSLLRTMGSNPGHNTPRKLKLKAIFPKKRVLRKLVAAPTRITHHSFAPRRFKAHLRAKKDGIFLQKT; via the exons ATGGCCATTTGGTGTATTTTCACTGGACTTCTTGGGCTGCTATCAA TCTCTTCTGCCCAAGGCCGTGGAGACACCTTCCACGCCATGACTTCGGATGAAGACAAATTGGAAGATGATGCAGATCCACCAGACGACATTCTGGACATCAACCTGG ACCTGATTCCTCCAGAAGCTCCAGAAAGCAGTTTCCTGATTGAAGGAGACATCATTAAAAAG aGCCCCTTCCGGCTGTTTTCTTCTGCCGATCCGCGTTGGCCGAAGAAGAGAGGAATTGTCCAGATCCCTTATGTGATTTCCTACAGATACG ATCGATCCAGCCTGAAGATCATTGAGGAAGCCTTTGAGGAATTTGCGAGGTTCACCTGCGTCAGATTTGTGCCTCGTTCCTACCAGAGAGACTTCATCTCCATCGCACCACTTTCTGG ATGCTTCTCCAGCGTGGGACGGGTCGGGGGGATGCAGGCGGTGTCCCTGGCCCCGGTGTGCCTGCGCAAAGGGAGAGGCGTCGCTCTGCACGAGCTCATGCACCTCTTGGGCTTCTGGCACGAACACTCCCGGGCTGACCGCGACAACTACATCCGCATCTCCTGGAACGACGTCTTGACCG GTTTTGAGACGAACTTCTTGAAGTCGTGGAATACCAACATGCTGGGGGACTACGACTATTCCTCTGTGATGCACTACGGCAG GACCGCCTTCAGCATGACCGGCCTCCCCACCATCATCCCTCTCTCCAGGCATGACGACGTCTTCCTCGGCCAAAGGTGGAACCTCAGCAGATCGGACATCGCCAGGGTCAACAAGCTCTACAGGTGTTCTCAGGCCGCGGCTCAAGCAG AAACCTCCACATGGAGAGCTTTCAAGAAGAAAATGATGGATTTCGTTCCAAGGGAGACTCAACCTTGTGCCAATGAAAGCCAAGTTGAGACCTCAACAGCCTGGAACCATTGTATTAAGGCTTCTGATGGGGTTACCATGTCTTCAAGCAGGACTGTTGATGAAGGTATAACATCTCCAGAAGCCCAGACACGGACAGGTTGGCCATCTGGAGCAGAAGAGCCAAAGGAACGCATGGAGTCCTCAGAGACTTCTAGCCAAGCAGAAGAAGGCAGGGGATTCTTAGGACCTACAGCAGAGACACCATGCAAAAACCTATCTAAGGAAATGGAGGCTCCAAATGTAGTCAGCACTTCCCAGAAGACCTCTTTGCAAAACCCCACCAGTAGCACCAAGGAGCTGAGAAGGAGCTCTCCAAGTGACAAGGAGATCTACCTACCTGAAGAGCAAAGACCAGCTCTGGAAGAAGAAGGTTCTCCAAGACCGACCGAGATCTACGGTTTCTCTGTGGTGATCAACCAACCCAATGAAGCGTTCTATCAGACCACCAGCATCTCTGCAAGTGAGAGAAGTCCTCCACCACCGAAGACCAACCCCAAGGAGCTGAGAAGGAGCTCTCCAAGTGACAAGGAGATCTACCTACCTGAAGAGCAAAGACCAACTCTGGAAGAAGAAGGTTCTCCAAGACCAACCGAGATCTACGGTTTCTCTGTGGCGATCAACCAACCCAATGACGTGTTCTATCAGACCATCAGCATTtctggaagtgagagaagtccTCCACCACCGAAGACCAACCCCAAGGAGCTGAGAAGGAGCTCTCCGAGTGACAAGGAGATCTACCTACCTGAAGAGCAAAGGCCAACTCTGGAAGAAGAAGGTTCTCCAAGACCAACCGAGATCTACGGTTTCTCTGTGGTGATCAACCAACCCAATGAAACGTTCTATCAGACCATCAGCATCtctggaagtgagagaagtccTCCACTACTGAAGACCAAAGCAGCAACTGCTTCGTACAGGCTGCTTTCTCCGAAGAACTCAACCTCCAGTGTTTTGAGATTTGGGGAGGAAGAAACCATGGGCCCTGAAGCAGGAAGCCCAGGAAGTTCTGACACCGTTCCTGGAAATGTGGGGAAGGAAGTAGAAGGCCTTCAGAACAAGGAGCACAGCACCACAATGCATGTGCCGTCCAACCCGAATGGAAAAGATTATGGGGAAAACAAATTGGAACATGATGCATTCCCTAGTCAGGAGGACCTGCTTCCTGGAAGCGTAGAAGTTCCAAATGCTCACCTGGGTTGGACAGGTTCTGGAAGCCCATCCAGGTCTTGGTCTGGAGTCACAAAGCAGCCAAAAGAGCGAACTGTCTCCAAAAGCCAGCCTAGAGAACGTGAACCGTTTTCATATCCACCTGCTCATCAGAGGCGAAAGGAGCAGAAGAAATGGGAGATGTTTTCCAGAAAGACATCTCCAGAATCCTTCACTGGGATTGGGTCTGAGGAACATACTCCCACCCAGATAGATGTATGGGAAATGGGATCATTGGCGATGGAAAACCCTTGGGCTACGGGTCCTGCAGAGATGCCTGATCTACCAGGAACAGTTGGACACAGAACCAGAGCTTTGTGGTCACAACAAGGTCCTACCAAAGGATATGCATCCAGTGTCCTTGCGATGGAACAGGCATCATCGATGGCTGTGCAAGAAAAGTGGGAACCTGACTTTCAAACAGCTTCTATTATGTCAACAGAAAGGCAGACAATGGGGCAAAAGGTTGGAGGAGAACTTGGGACTGGATCTCCTGTGGAAACCAAGACCCATGGAAGGGCAACTCTGTGGAGACTCTTTTCTTTGGAACCTTTTAGCAGCCAAATGCCCATCCAACCTGGAAAACAGCCAGTAGGAACTCAAAGGCAGCCACTTTCCATAGAAACGGCCATTCCTGGAGGAGGGAAAGCTCAGGTACAAACCAGGAATCCAAATACAGTAGCTTTGAAACTACTTTGTGGGGCGAAAGTGTTTGGAGCTCTCTCTCCAACCAAACCAAGCACAAGAAGGGTGTCTCCAGATATGGGACACAAATTGGGAGTGACTGGCGGAGAACATCCAGGGTTGGAGACCAAGGAACGTGGTTCCACCTTGAAAGGAAGGTCTCCATCAACGGGAGGAATAAGCACCCCTCTCAGTTGGGTGAGTCAATCTAACATAGATGGAAATGGAACAGGAAACTACGTAGACTTTGGTAAAGAGGAAACTTCTTCTACAGTGCCCCATAAAGGGACTCTCCAGAAGATGCCTCCAACAATGAATGTCCATGTTCCCCGTGTCTCTTCCATCTTGGTTCATAGCAAAAGACCCCAAAGTTCTTCTATTTCATGGAGAACAGCCACGGACACTGAAGGACCATCTCCACAATCTCTGGAAGAAGCTACCAAAAGCCAGGTTGCCTCTCATCCCCATGAAATGATCTCTGCTGAACTTGTGAAGGCAACAGAAGAGATGGTTCTCCACAAAATGAACTGGGTTGGCACCTTTGCTCAGGAAGCCAGAAATGGGCAGAGTGGTACATGGTCTCTGACACTAGGAGTGGCAACTCCAGCATTGTCTTCTATCTCTATTGCAGAGGAAACTCAACTTCTGAGCACATCGGTGGAGCCTCCCAAACCAAAGAACTTTGGTGAGACATCCATAGGAAGCCATCCCACAAAGGAAAGTCTGTCGTCTGAAGGGAAAGTCCTTGTGCCAAGCACTGAGATGGTTTTTGTGACTCGCTTACCCAATGCCACCCATTTAGAGACCTGGAAGAGCTTGACAATGGCATCAGTTGGTATCAAGAGATGGAGAGAAATGGCAACAGAGGAGGCCGATGATAGCAGAGCAACATTAACTGCATCTGACATGATGTCTTCTGCTGAAGCTTCCAGGCAAGGGTCTCATGAAGAACGCATAGCAGTGGACACATCTCCACAGCTCCATCAAAATGGGATGGCTCCTTGGTCAACTTCTGGCCAGGTTGCCTCACATCACCATGAAATGATCTCTGCTGAACCGGTGAAGGCAACAGAAGAGACGGTTCTCCACAAGTTGAAGTGGGTTGGCACCTTTGCTCAGGAAGCCAGAAATGGGCAAAGTGGGGCATGGTCTCCTACCCTAGGAGTGAGAACTCCAGCATTGCCTCCTGTCTCTATTGCTAGCAGAGCAATATTAACTGCATCCAACATGATGTCTTCTGCTGAAGCTTCCAGACAAGGGTCTCGTGAAGAACACATAGCAGTGGAGACATCTCCACAGCTCCATCAAAGTGGGATGGCTCTTTGGTCAACTTCTGGCCAGGTTGCCTCTCATCCCCATGAAATGATCTCTGCTGAACCAGTGAATGCAACAGAAGAGATGGTTCTCCACAAGATGAACGGGGTTTCCACCTTTGCTCAGGAAGCCAGAAATGGGCAGAGTGATGCATGGTCTCCTACCCTAGGAGTGGCAACCACAGCATTGCCTCCTGTCTCTATTGTGGAGGAAACTCAACTTCTGGGCACATCGGTGAAGCCTCCCAAGCCCAAGAACTTTGGTGAGACATCCATAGGAAGCCACCCCACAAAGGAAAACCTGTCGTCTGCAGGGAAAGCTCTTGCGTTGGGCATTGTGATGGTTTCTGTGACTCGCAAAAGACCTCAAATTTCTTCTATTTCATGGAGAACAGCAACGGACACCGAAAAACCATCTCCACGATCTCTGGAAGCAACTCCAGCATTGCCTCCTGTCTCTATTGCTAGCAGAGCAACATTAACTGCATCCGACATGATGTCTTCTGCTGAAGCTTCCAGAGAAGGGTCTCATGAAGAACACATAGCAGTGGAGACATCTCCACAGCTCCATCAAAGTTGGTCAACTTCTGGACCAAAAATCACAAAGGGTCtcagggaagagaaagggaaggatcaTGTACAGAAAAGTGGAGTGTCTATTTCTGAAGATACAACTATAGCAGGAGCCACCAACATAGGGAATAGACCCCCATCTCCATTGACGTATCCCAGTTCTGTTGGAGATGAAGAAGAACCCTCAACGATCCATGGAGAAACAAGGTCCATGCCCAGCTCTTCTGGTACCTATAGTCATCTTGGTGCTTCTATGTCTTCTCACCCAGAAGCTAAATATTTTCTTCATGCCGAGAACAACCTTGGTGCTGAAACGATGGAGACTACAGTTCCTTTCAAGGAGAGCTCAGAAGTCTCAGGGTCAACTTCTAAAGTTGATGCATCTCCAGGAATTTCAGATATCTATTCCCAAACTCTTGGCCCAGCTGATTATACTAGGTCAGAATTTTCTATGGTGGACATCACCCAAAGCCAAGAGGCTCATGATCTCAAGGAGTTTCCTTTGACGGAAGGAAGGAGGGTTCAAAACTTCTCTGCTGAGTCATTCGACCAAACTGCCGAGACCCGATTTGCAGTGAAACCAAATAAGATGTTGAGGAATGACCTGAAGCAAATCATGGATTTGGACAATCATGTTGCCAAGAGGTCTTTGCTAAGAACAATGGGATCTAATCCTGGACATAATACTCCTAGGAAACTGAAGTTGAAGGCAATATTTCCAAAGAAGCGTGTGCTTAGAAAGTTGGTGGCTGCTCCAACTAGGATCACTCACCATTCATTTGCTCCGAGGCGGTTCAAAGCACATCTTAGGGCCAAAAAAGATGGAATTTTCCTACAGAAAACCTAA
- the dusp2 gene encoding dual specificity protein phosphatase 2: protein MVMEEVSLLECSGLARLLREPAESARTLVLDCRPFLAFCQAHIRDSRPVHWNGLLRRRSRGKSGAGAVGLEGLLPDRALLARLRRGEVAHLVALDQGSPALGALRPDCPARSLLDALLAEKNPGRNPQGPQLYLLRGGFENFQANFPELCSVAPTPLTTTVAPPSPSPLLLSPEGSASTPSYDQGGPVEILPFLFLGSSFHSSNREVLQSLGITAVLNVSSSCPNYFEEQFQYKSIPVEDNHMAEISAWFQEAIDFIDSVKSNGGRVLVHCQAGISRSATICLAYLIQSRRVRLEEAFDFVKQRRGVISPNFSFMGQLLQFETEVLCH, encoded by the exons ATGGTGATGGAGGAAGTTTCTCTGCTGGAGTGCTCGGGCCTGGCGCGGCTGCTGCGGGAGCCCGCGGAGAGCGCCCGGACGCTGGTGCTGGACTGCCGGCCCTTCCTGGCCTTCTGCCAGGCCCACATCCGGGACTCGAGGCCCGTGCACTGGAACGGGCTGCTCCGGCGACGCTCCCGGGGCAAGAGCGGAGCGGGAGCGGTGGGGCTGGAGGGGCTGCTGCCCGACCGGGCGCTGCTGGCGCGGCTGCGGAGGGGTGAAGTGGCCCACCTGGTGGCCCTGGACCAGGGCAGCCCGGCCCTCGGCGCCCTCCGCCCGGACTGCCCCGCCAGGAGCCTCCTCGACGCCCTCCTCGCCGAGAAGAACCCCGGGCGGAACCCGCAAGGCCCACAACTCTACCTCCTCCGAG GTGGGTTTGAAAACTTCCAAGCAAATTTCCCCGAATTGTGCTCTGTGGCCCCCACACCGCTGACGACGACCGTggcacctccttctccttcaccgcTTCTGCTGAGTCCCGAAGGCAGCGCCAGCACCCCCTCCTACGACCAG GGTGGTCCGGTGGAGATCCTACCCTTCCTCTTCCTGGGCAGCTCCTTCCACTCCTCCAACCGGGAGGTGCTGCAGTCCCTGGGCATCACAGCCGTCCTCAACGTCTCCTCCAGCTGCCCCAACTACTTTGAGGAGCAGTTCCAGTACAAGAGCATCCCCGTGGAGGACAACCACATGGCCGAGATCAGTGCCTGGTTCCAGGAAGCCATCGACTTCATCG ATTCGGTGAAGAGCAACGGAGGGCGGGTGCTGGTCCATTGCCAGGCGGGCATTTCCCGCTCGGCCACCATCTGCCTGGCTTACTTGATCCAGAGCCGCCGTGTCCGGCTGGAAGAGGCCTTTGATTTCGTCAAGCAGCGCCGGGGTGTCATCTCCCCCAACTTCAGCTTCATGGGGCAGCTCCTCCAGTTCGAGACGGAGGTCCTCTGCCACTAG